Proteins from a genomic interval of Drosophila melanogaster chromosome 2R:
- the Cirl gene encoding Calcium-independent receptor for alpha-latrotoxin, isoform J, whose product MLPTILSISYEHISLDLSKYQTAYACEGKKLTIECDPGDVINLIRANYGRFSITICNDHGNVEWSVNCMFPKSLSVLNSRCAHKQSCGVLAATSMFGDPCPGTHKYLEAHYQCISAAQTSTTTNRPSPPPWVLSNGPPIFGNGSGLIHPPGVGAGAPPPPRLPTLPGVVGISGNPGLFNVPPQHTAVTHSTPSSSTTAVGGGRLKGGATSTTTTKHPAGRHDGLPPPPQLHHHHNHHGEDTASPTKPSSKLPAGGNATSPSNTRILTGVGGSGTDDGTLLTTKSSPNRPPGTAASGSVVPGNGSVVRTINNINLNAAGMSGGDDESKLFCGPTHARNLYWNMTRVGDVNVQPCPGGAAGIAKWRCVLMKRIPDSGYDEYDDDISSTTPAPSGGDCLHNSSSCEPPVSMAHKVNQRLRNFEPTWHPATPDLTQCRSLWLNNLEMRVNQRDSSLISIANDMSEVTSSKTLYGGDMLVTTKIIQTVSEKMMHDKETFPDQRQREAMIMELLHCVVKTGSNLLDESQLSSWLDLNPEDQMRVATSLLTGLEYNAFLLADTIIRERSVVQKVKNILLSVRVLETKTIQSSVVFPDSDQWPLSSDRIELPRAALIDNSEGGLVRIVFAAFDRLESILKPSYDHFDLKSSRSYAILSNDSDVNAGEIQQRLRILNSKVISASLGKGRHIQLSQPITLTLKHLKTENVTNPTCVFWNYIDHAWSANGCSLESTNRTHSVCSCNHLTNFAILMDVVDEHQHSLFTMFDGNMRIFIYISIGICVVFIVIALLTLKLFNGVFVKVRNGSNPLPHQRSGSRRQQNNIRDQTHESLTLTTPTSQSNVPPPSHGNTNFIQHNSIRNSHRNNLNYNVQQQQQQQQQQVVAAAAAAVVLSNQPQRNMQHAMNNLNLNLHQHGQQTAAAAAAAASIAAALQQHAVQASNASNNLNISHNYLQQQHVQQQQQQQRGQQPQPHPHRNHNLNVDGNGLDNTNNIIMQANMDDLQYKWWWW is encoded by the exons ATGCTACCAACCATATTGTCAATATCCTATGAGCATATATCGTTAGATC TGTCCAAGTACCAAACCGCCTACGCCTGCGAAGGTAAGAAACTGACCATCGAGTGCGATCCCGGCGATGTGATCAACCTCATTCGGGCCAACTATGGCCGCTTCTCGATTACCATCTGCAATGACCACGGGAATGTGGAGTGGAGTGTTAACTGCATGTTTCCCAAGTCACTCAGCGTACTGAACTCAAG aTGTGCCCACAAGCAGAGCTGCGGCGTGTTGGCAGCCACGAGCATGTTCGGGGATCCCTGTCCCGGTACCCACAAGTATCTGGAGGCACACTACCAGTGCATAAGTGCAGCCCAAACTTCGACGACGACCAACAGGCCCAGTCCGCCGCCATGGGTGCTGAGCAATGGTCCGCCGATCTTTGGCAACGGCAGTGGACTGATCCATCCGCCCGGGGTTGGAGCGGGTGCGCCGCCCCCGCCGAGACTTCCCACACTTCCCGGAGTGGTGGGAATCAGTGGGAATCCCGGCCTGTTCAACGTACCACCGCAACACACCGCCGTCACGCACTCCACGCCCTCGAGCAGCACGACAGCCGTGGGCGGTGGACGTTTGAAGGGTGGGGCCACCTCCACGACGACCACCAAGCATCCGGCTGGCCGCCATGATGGtctgccaccgccgccgcaactgcaccaccaccacaaccaccacgGTGAAGACACTGCCTCACCCACCAAGCCGAGCAGCAAGCTGCCGGCTGGCGGTAATGCCACTTCACCATCCAACACGAGGATACTCACGGGCGTCGGAGGTTCCGGAACTGATGACGGAACCCTACTGACCACAAAGAGCTCACCCAACCGCCCACCGGGCACTGCGGCCAGTGGATCCGTTGTCCCCGGGAACGGCAGCGTGGTGCGCACCATCAACAATATTAATTTGAACGCAGCCGGGATGTCCGGAGGCGATGATGAGTCCAAGTTGTTTTGCGGCCCCACTCATGCCCGCAATTTGTACTGGAACATGACTCGAGTGGGTGATGTGAATGTTCAGCCCTGTCCTGGCGGAGCAGCCGGCATCGCCAAGTGGCGTTGCGTTCTAATGAAGAGGATACCCGACTCCGGCTACGATGAGTACGATGATGACATCAGTTCGACAACTCCGGCACCCAGCGGTGGCGACTGTctgcacaacagcagcagctgcgagCCGCCGGTGAGCATGGCCCACAAGGTAAACCAGCGTCTGCGCAACTTTGAGCCCACCTGGCATCCCGCGACACCTGATCTGACGCAATGCCGCAGCCTTTGGCTCAACAATCTGGAAATGCGAGTAAACCAGCGGGACTCCTCCTTGATCTCCATCGCCAACGATATGTCCGAAGTGACCAGTAGCAAAACGCTCTACGGCGGCGACATGTTGGTCACCACGAAGATTATCCAAACAGTGTCCGAGAAGATGATGCACGACAAGGAGACCTTCCCGGATCAGCGACAGCGCGAGGCTATGATCATGGAGTTGTTGCATTGTGTGGTCAAAACCGGCTCCAACCTGCTGGACGAATCGCAGCTGTCCTCGTGGTTGGATCTCAATCCGGAGGACCAAATGCGTGTAGCCACATCCTTGCTAACTGGCCTGGAATACAATGCCTTTCTGCTGGCGGATACGATCATCAGGGAGCGCAGCGTGGTGCAAAAAgtcaaaaatatat TGCTCTCCGTTCGAGTTCTGGAAACCAAGACTATCCAGTCCAGCGTGGTCTTCCCAGATTCGGATCAGTGGCCCTTGAGTTCGGATCGTATTGAGCTGCCACGAGCTGCTCTAATAGATAATAGTGAAGGCGGTCTGGTGCGAATTGTATTCGCCGCCTTCGATCGCCTGGAATCCATTCTAAAGCCCAGCTATGATCACTTCGATCTCAAGAGCTCCCGCAGTTACG CCATCCTGAGCAACGACAGCGATGTCAACGCGGGGGAGATCCAACAGCGCCTACGCATCCTGAACAGCAAGGTGATCTCGGCCAGCTTGGGCAAGGGGCGTCACATACAACTCTCCCAGCCCATAACCCTGACACTGAAACATCTGAAGACCGAGAATGTAACGAATCCCACCTGCGTGTTCTGGAACTATATTGACCA tgcGTGGTCTGCCAACGGATGCAGTCTGGAGTCCACTAACCGCACGCACAGCGTCTGCAGTTGCAACCACCTGACAAACTTTGCCATACTAATGGACGTTGTGGATGAGCACCAGCATTCGTTGTTCACCATGTTCGATGGAAACATGCGCATATTCATCTACATAAGCATCGGCATCTGCGTGGTCTTCATAGTTATCGCCCTGCTAACGCTGAAGCTGTTCAATGGGGTCTTTGTGAAGGTAAGAAACGGCTCCAATCCCTTGCCGCATCAGCGGTCGGGCAGCAGACGCCAGCAAAACAATATTCGCGACCAGACCCACGAGTCCTTGACCCTGACCACGCCAACCAGTCAGTCCAATGTGCCGCCGCCCAGTCATGGGAACACGAACTTTATCCAACACAATTCCATCCGCAACTCACACCGCAACAATCTGAACTACAATgtccaacagcagcagcagcaacagcaacaacaagttgttgcggcagctgctgctgctgttgtgctgTCCAATCAGCCGCAGCGAAATATGCAACATGCCATGAACAACTTGAATCTGAATCTGCATCAGCACGGTCAGCAgacggctgctgctgcagctgctgctgcctcaaTAGCCGCTGCACTGCAGCAACATGCAGTTCAGGCCAGCAACGCCAGCAATAACCTCAACATCAGCCACAActatctgcagcagcagcatgtccagcagcagcagcagcagcagcgtggCCAGCAGCCGCAGCCACATCCGCACCGCAATCACAACCTTAATGTGGACGGCAATGGATTGGATAACACGAACAACATCATTATGCAGGCCAACATGGACGACTTACAATAtaagtggtggtggtggtga
- the Cirl gene encoding Calcium-independent receptor for alpha-latrotoxin, isoform H, whose translation MFPKSLSVLNSRCAHKQSCGVLAATSMFGDPCPGTHKYLEAHYQCISAAQTSTTTNRPSPPPWVLSNGPPIFGNGSGLIHPPGVGAGAPPPPRLPTLPGVVGISGNPGLFNVPPQHTAVTHSTPSSSTTAVGGGRLKGGATSTTTTKHPAGRHDGLPPPPQLHHHHNHHGEDTASPTKPSSKLPAGGNATSPSNTRILTGVGGSGTDDGTLLTTKSSPNRPPGTAASGSVVPGNGSVVRTINNINLNAAGMSGGDDESKLFCGPTHARNLYWNMTRVGDVNVQPCPGGAAGIAKWRCVLMKRIPDSGYDEYDDDISSTTPAPSGGDCLHNSSSCEPPVSMAHKVNQRLRNFEPTWHPATPDLTQCRSLWLNNLEMRVNQRDSSLISIANDMSEVTSSKTLYGGDMLVTTKIIQTVSEKMMHDKETFPDQRQREAMIMELLHCVVKTGSNLLDESQLSSWLDLNPEDQMRVATSLLTGLEYNAFLLADTIIRERSVVQKVKNILLSVRVLETKTIQSSVVFPDSDQWPLSSDRIELPRAALIDNSEGGLVRIVFAAFDRLESILKPSYDHFDLKSSRSYVRNTAILSNDSDVNAGEIQQRLRILNSKVISASLGKGRHIQLSQPITLTLKHLKTENVTNPTCVFWNYIDHAWSANGCSLESTNRTHSVCSCNHLTNFAILMDVVDEHQHSLFTMFDGNMRIFIYISIGICVVFIVIALLTLKLFNGVFVKSARTSIYTSIYLCLLAIELLFLLGIEQTETSIFCGFITIFLHCAILSGTAWFCYEAFHSYSTLTSDELLLEVDQTPKVNCYYLLSYGLSLSVVAISLVIDPSTYTQNDYCVLMEANALFYATFVIPVLVFFVAAIGYTFLSWIIMCRKSRTGLKTKEHTRLASVRFDIRCSFVFLLLLSAVWCSAYFYLRGAKMDDDTADVYGYCFICFNTLLGLYIFVFHCIQNEKIRREYRKYVRQHAWLPKCLRCSKTSISSGIVTGNGPTAGTLCSVSTSKKPKLPLGVSEEAHDDPQQQQQTPVPITEDAIMGATSDCELNEAQQRRTLKSGLMTGTLQAPPQTLGGHVVLERGSTLRSTGHASPTSSAGSTHLIFAHKQQQQQQQQGPLGESYYHQPDYYSWKQPSTGTGGLKTPREYYNNAGAAASSPQQAHEVFYWTQKPNSGHNGKKKRGAGGVPASPSGSLHSRTAAASQVLFYPSYKKTKPGQPTGYPQYAEALDPPLATGNAAAYYQQQQQLRRQQLHQQQQQQQQQQLSSDEEQAEQHAHLLHLQRRAGSQQQLPAPPPHMAQYQQEFMQRQYRNKHSNCDLGMGDAYYNQGSVGGADGGPVYEEILSNRNSDVQHYEVGDFDVDEVYNNSVGTGVFNNMRAAVAAGGSRYGGGSLSGGSVSSRSQQQQLKKQQQQQSLAQQRSARRCTADDDDDEDEEEDEEATAAEQLHDSVCDEDEEEDESDLEDDAHGLPPQSDERMRRLMAMQDEDFKRRFQRQLRKHGAPLDYGALPPGAGPQPEHNGAVFGVSGGVGEGSLRGAFRQQQQQALNAKSPGGRLAVNELFGHGNSGPPLPPANQTPAQKRQQLQKLSPQSTTSSSSHTSHSNPNPHPHQLTHPHPHQHPPHHQQRHLSAMLDENNTVRCYLEPLAK comes from the exons ATGTTTCCCAAGTCACTCAGCGTACTGAACTCAAG aTGTGCCCACAAGCAGAGCTGCGGCGTGTTGGCAGCCACGAGCATGTTCGGGGATCCCTGTCCCGGTACCCACAAGTATCTGGAGGCACACTACCAGTGCATAAGTGCAGCCCAAACTTCGACGACGACCAACAGGCCCAGTCCGCCGCCATGGGTGCTGAGCAATGGTCCGCCGATCTTTGGCAACGGCAGTGGACTGATCCATCCGCCCGGGGTTGGAGCGGGTGCGCCGCCCCCGCCGAGACTTCCCACACTTCCCGGAGTGGTGGGAATCAGTGGGAATCCCGGCCTGTTCAACGTACCACCGCAACACACCGCCGTCACGCACTCCACGCCCTCGAGCAGCACGACAGCCGTGGGCGGTGGACGTTTGAAGGGTGGGGCCACCTCCACGACGACCACCAAGCATCCGGCTGGCCGCCATGATGGtctgccaccgccgccgcaactgcaccaccaccacaaccaccacgGTGAAGACACTGCCTCACCCACCAAGCCGAGCAGCAAGCTGCCGGCTGGCGGTAATGCCACTTCACCATCCAACACGAGGATACTCACGGGCGTCGGAGGTTCCGGAACTGATGACGGAACCCTACTGACCACAAAGAGCTCACCCAACCGCCCACCGGGCACTGCGGCCAGTGGATCCGTTGTCCCCGGGAACGGCAGCGTGGTGCGCACCATCAACAATATTAATTTGAACGCAGCCGGGATGTCCGGAGGCGATGATGAGTCCAAGTTGTTTTGCGGCCCCACTCATGCCCGCAATTTGTACTGGAACATGACTCGAGTGGGTGATGTGAATGTTCAGCCCTGTCCTGGCGGAGCAGCCGGCATCGCCAAGTGGCGTTGCGTTCTAATGAAGAGGATACCCGACTCCGGCTACGATGAGTACGATGATGACATCAGTTCGACAACTCCGGCACCCAGCGGTGGCGACTGTctgcacaacagcagcagctgcgagCCGCCGGTGAGCATGGCCCACAAGGTAAACCAGCGTCTGCGCAACTTTGAGCCCACCTGGCATCCCGCGACACCTGATCTGACGCAATGCCGCAGCCTTTGGCTCAACAATCTGGAAATGCGAGTAAACCAGCGGGACTCCTCCTTGATCTCCATCGCCAACGATATGTCCGAAGTGACCAGTAGCAAAACGCTCTACGGCGGCGACATGTTGGTCACCACGAAGATTATCCAAACAGTGTCCGAGAAGATGATGCACGACAAGGAGACCTTCCCGGATCAGCGACAGCGCGAGGCTATGATCATGGAGTTGTTGCATTGTGTGGTCAAAACCGGCTCCAACCTGCTGGACGAATCGCAGCTGTCCTCGTGGTTGGATCTCAATCCGGAGGACCAAATGCGTGTAGCCACATCCTTGCTAACTGGCCTGGAATACAATGCCTTTCTGCTGGCGGATACGATCATCAGGGAGCGCAGCGTGGTGCAAAAAgtcaaaaatatat TGCTCTCCGTTCGAGTTCTGGAAACCAAGACTATCCAGTCCAGCGTGGTCTTCCCAGATTCGGATCAGTGGCCCTTGAGTTCGGATCGTATTGAGCTGCCACGAGCTGCTCTAATAGATAATAGTGAAGGCGGTCTGGTGCGAATTGTATTCGCCGCCTTCGATCGCCTGGAATCCATTCTAAAGCCCAGCTATGATCACTTCGATCTCAAGAGCTCCCGCAGTTACG TTCGCAATACAGCCATCCTGAGCAACGACAGCGATGTCAACGCGGGGGAGATCCAACAGCGCCTACGCATCCTGAACAGCAAGGTGATCTCGGCCAGCTTGGGCAAGGGGCGTCACATACAACTCTCCCAGCCCATAACCCTGACACTGAAACATCTGAAGACCGAGAATGTAACGAATCCCACCTGCGTGTTCTGGAACTATATTGACCA tgcGTGGTCTGCCAACGGATGCAGTCTGGAGTCCACTAACCGCACGCACAGCGTCTGCAGTTGCAACCACCTGACAAACTTTGCCATACTAATGGACGTTGTGGATGAGCACCAGCATTCGTTGTTCACCATGTTCGATGGAAACATGCGCATATTCATCTACATAAGCATCGGCATCTGCGTGGTCTTCATAGTTATCGCCCTGCTAACGCTGAAGCTGTTCAATGGGGTCTTTGTGAAG TCCGCGCGCACCTCGATCTATACCAGCATTTACCTTTGCCTCCTGGCCATCGAGCTGCTCTTTCTCCTGGGCATTGAACAGACCGAAACAAGCATTTTCTGCGGCTTCATTACTATTTTCCTACACTGTGCCATCCTATCGGGCACCGCCTGGTTCTGTTACGAAG CCTTCCATTCGTACTCAACGCTCACCTCGGACGAGCTCCTGCTGGAGGTGGACCAGACGCCCAAGGTGAACTGCTACTACCTCTTGTCCTACGGACTGTCGCTGAGCGTGGTGGCCATCTCGCTGGTCATCGATCCCAGCACCTATACCCAAAACGATTATTGCGTGCTGATGGAGGCGAATGCCTTGTTTTATGCCACCTTTGTAATACCAGTGCTTGTCTTCTTTGTG GCTGCCATTGGTTACACATTCCTCTCCTGGATTATAATGTGCCGCAAAAGTCGCACGGGTCTAAAGACCAAGGAACATACTCGCCTCGCTAGCGTGCG GTTCGACATACGCTGCTCCTTTGTGTTCCTCTTGCTGCTCAGCGCTGTTTGGTGCTCGGCCTACTTCTATTTGCGAGGAGCCAAAATGGACGATGACACGGCTGATGTGTATGGATACTGCTTCATCTGCTTCAACACATTGCTGGGGCTCTATATCTTCGTGTTCCATTGCATTCAAAACGAAAAGATCCGGCGGGAGTATCGGAAGTATGTGAGACAGCACGCTTGGCTGCCCAAGTGCTTGCGCTGCTCGAAAACATCAATTTCCTCGGGCATTGTTACCGGCAATGGACCCACAGCCGGAACCCTTTGCAGCGTCTCCACGTCCAAGAAGCCCAAGCTGCCGTTAGGAGTGAGCGAAGAGGCGCATGACGAtccccagcagcaacagcagacaCCAGTGCCCATCACAGAGGATGCCATTATGGGAGCCACCTCTGATTGTGAACTGAACGAGGCCCAGCAAAGAAGAACCCTAAAAAGTGGCCTAATGACGGGCACACTACAGGCTCCACCGCAGACCCTTGGTGGCCATGTTGTGCTCGAAAGAGGTAGCACTCTCCGCTCCACTGGTCATGCCTCACCCACCAGCTCTGCCGGGTCCACACACCTGATTTTTGCGcacaagcaacaacaacaacagcagcaacagggaCCTTTGGGCGAGTCTTACTACCATCAGCCGGACTACTACAGCTGGAAGCAACCATCAACTGGAACAGGAGGATTGAAAACACCGCGGGAGTACTACAATAATGCGGGTGCTGCTGCATCATCGCCGCAACAGGCGCACGAGGTATTCTACTGGACTCAAAAGCCGAACAGCGGCCACAATGGCAAAAAGAAGAGGGGCGCCGGAGGAGTTCCCGCCTCGCCTAGTGGATCTCTGCACAGTCGCACGGCCGCCGCCTCCCAGGTGCTTTTCTATCCATCGTACAAGAAGACCAAGCCTGGCCAGCCAACAGGCTATCCGCAATACGCGGAGGCGTTGGACCCACCACTAGCCACTGGCAATGCGGCTGCCtactaccagcagcagcaacagttgcgtCGCCAGCAGctacatcagcagcagcaacagcagcagcagcagcaactctcCTCGGACGAGGAGCAGGCCGAGCAACATGCTCACCTGTTGCACCTGCAACGACGAGCTGGtagccagcagcagctcccTGCTCCACCGCCACACATGGCGCAGTACCAGCAGGAGTTTATGCAGCGCCAGTATAGAAATAAGCATTCCAACTGTGATCTGGGCATGGGCGATGCCTACTACAACCAAGGCAGCGTCGGCGGCGCGGATGGTGGGCCGGTCTACGAGGAGATCCTCAGCAACCGCAACTCGGATGTGCAGCATTACGAGGTGGGTGACTTCGATGTGGACGAGGTGTACAACAATAGCGTTGGCACTGGCGTCTTCAACAACATGAGAGCGGCGGTGGCCGCCGGCGGTAGTCGGTACGGCGGCGGAAGCCTGAGTGGCGGCAGTGTCTCGTCCAGgagccaacagcagcagctcaagaagcagcagcaacaacagtcgcTGGCTCAGCAAAGATCGGCTCGACGCTGCACGGcggatgacgatgacgacgaagacgaggaggaggatgaggaggcaACGGCCGCGGAGCAATTGCACGACAGCGTCTGtgatgaggatgaggaggaggacgagagCGACTTGGAGGATGATGCTCATGGATTGCCACCGCAGAGCGATGAGCGGATGCGTCGTCTGATGGCGATGCAGGACGAGGATTTTAAGCGGCGGTTTCA ACGTCAGCTGCGCAAACATGGAGCGCCTCTTGACTACGGGGCTTTGCCACCAGGAGCAGGACCGCAACCCGAGCACAACGGTGCGGTTTTTGGGGTTAGCGGCGGCGTTGGTGAGGGCTCCCTGCGTGGCGCATtccggcagcagcagcagcaagcacTGAATGCCAAGTCGCCAGGCGGCCGTTTGGCGGTAAATGAGCTATTCGGTCACGGCAACTCGGGACCACCGCTGCCGCCGGCGAATCAGACGCCCGCGCAGAAGCGCCAGCAGCTACAGAAACTGTCACCACAGTCCACCACATCATCGTCGTCGCATACATCACACAGCAATCCCAATCCGCATCCCCACCAGCTAACCCATCCGCATCCCCATCAGCATCCTCCGCACCATCAGCAGCGCCACCTGTCGGCCATGCTCGATGAGAACAACACGGTGCGATGTTATCTGGAACCACTGGCTAAGTGA